A genomic stretch from Petrimonas mucosa includes:
- a CDS encoding BatD family protein, with translation MRYLKRYSGFFLFLALFLAGTTMLRAQVTFRASAPNAVVKGEQFRLSYTLNKEGKDLRLPDLKGFEVLFGPSTSRSYSQTIVNGKSTSESSVTYTYILVGQEEGTFTIEPASITVDGSNYRSNSLTVKVLPPDKVTEGNQENDPGSPGSASRAEGGTVSANDAFIRAIVSKENVYEQEGFTVTFRLYTTLNITNLGKIEFPEFEGFMVEEVPIASNQQLQLERYNGRNYYTADLKKTLLFPQRSGKITIPSGRLEMVFSVPSGKRVSTFFGTQEVMADVKKALVTNPLTINVKPLPEGKPLNFSNAVGTFTFTPSISTEQTRANEPVTVTLEISGTGNMKLIRNPEVKFPTNFEGYDPTVTNNFQVTTNGLTGSRKIDYLAIPRYEGNYEIPPVEFSYFDPNSHSYKTLKSPAYSLQIAKGDPSKVSASSYVNQQNVRVEQDIRFLKTGEPQYHYRDSYFVGTTGYWLWYLLPLLGLILFYLFNRKMARENADVARMRTRKANKMAIRRLKLAEKFLKEHNKEKFYDEVLRALWGYFSDKLSIPVASLTKDNIEKELSDYGVEQTLIDRFMQILDTCEFARYAPAESDTAMDRLYDETVDAIGKMESKLKRK, from the coding sequence ATGAGGTATTTGAAGAGATATAGCGGATTTTTTCTTTTTCTGGCACTGTTTCTGGCCGGAACAACCATGCTCCGGGCGCAGGTAACATTTCGCGCATCTGCTCCCAATGCAGTGGTGAAGGGTGAGCAGTTCAGGTTGAGCTACACGCTCAACAAGGAGGGTAAAGATCTCCGTCTGCCCGATCTGAAAGGGTTTGAAGTCCTTTTCGGACCATCCACTTCGCGTAGCTATAGCCAGACCATTGTCAACGGAAAATCCACTTCGGAGAGTTCAGTGACCTATACCTATATCCTGGTGGGGCAGGAAGAGGGCACCTTTACCATTGAGCCTGCCTCCATTACAGTGGATGGAAGCAATTACAGATCCAACAGCCTTACGGTAAAGGTGCTTCCTCCGGATAAGGTCACTGAAGGCAATCAGGAAAATGATCCGGGCAGTCCAGGTTCCGCCTCCAGGGCAGAGGGCGGTACGGTGAGTGCAAATGATGCTTTTATCCGGGCGATCGTTTCGAAGGAGAACGTATACGAGCAGGAGGGATTTACCGTTACCTTCCGGTTGTACACCACCCTCAACATTACCAACCTCGGGAAGATCGAATTTCCCGAATTTGAAGGATTCATGGTGGAGGAGGTGCCAATAGCCTCCAATCAGCAACTTCAGCTTGAGCGATACAACGGTCGCAACTACTATACGGCCGATTTGAAGAAGACCCTCCTCTTCCCTCAGCGTTCTGGCAAGATCACCATCCCGTCGGGACGGTTGGAGATGGTGTTCTCGGTCCCTTCCGGAAAGAGGGTTTCCACCTTCTTCGGTACACAGGAGGTGATGGCCGACGTGAAGAAGGCACTGGTGACAAATCCGTTAACTATAAATGTGAAACCGTTGCCCGAGGGGAAACCGTTGAATTTCTCCAACGCGGTTGGAACCTTTACCTTTACCCCTTCCATCAGCACAGAGCAAACCAGGGCAAACGAGCCGGTTACCGTTACACTCGAGATATCGGGAACAGGAAATATGAAGCTGATACGGAACCCCGAAGTGAAGTTCCCCACCAATTTCGAGGGTTATGACCCCACCGTCACCAACAATTTCCAGGTCACCACCAATGGGCTGACCGGCTCAAGGAAGATCGACTATCTGGCTATTCCCCGCTATGAAGGCAATTATGAAATTCCGCCCGTCGAGTTCTCCTATTTCGATCCGAACAGCCACTCCTATAAAACCCTGAAATCGCCCGCTTACAGTTTGCAGATAGCAAAAGGTGACCCGTCGAAAGTATCGGCAAGCAGCTATGTGAATCAGCAGAATGTGCGTGTGGAGCAGGATATCCGTTTCCTGAAGACCGGAGAGCCTCAATACCATTACAGGGACAGCTACTTCGTCGGGACAACCGGTTACTGGTTGTGGTACCTGCTTCCCCTTCTTGGCCTGATTCTCTTCTACCTCTTCAACCGGAAGATGGCCAGAGAGAATGCCGATGTGGCCAGGATGAGGACGAGGAAAGCCAACAAGATGGCGATCCGGAGATTGAAATTGGCTGAGAAGTTTCTGAAGGAGCACAACAAGGAGAAATTCTACGACGAAGTGTTGCGGGCACTCTGGGGCTATTTCAGCGACAAGCTCTCTATCCCGGTTGCCAGTTTGACCAAGGATAACATCGAGAAGGAACTCTCCGATTACGGTGTGGAACAGACGTTGATAGACCGCTTCATGCAGATTCTCGACACCTGTGAGTTCGCACGTTATGCACCGGCAGAGAGCGATACTGCCATGGATAGACTGTATGACGAGACTGTTGACGCCATTGGGAAAATGGAAAGCAAACTAAAACGAAAGTGA
- a CDS encoding tetratricopeptide repeat protein, which translates to MRYIIFALMVALTLPLQAQKGVRENVRKGNKAYRQQKFSEAFTFYSDALGENPSSPEANYNAGNTLYRQKEWDKSAESYQQYLSIEKENPKRISAAWHNIGNALLQKKELEKSMEAYKMALRINPEDDETRYNLAVVQKMIQDQEQEQEEQQQQQQQEEQQQPDQQNNPDQPKKPEESPEPEQMSRDNARQLLQAIEQDERETQEKVNKIKAEERKNKADENRRRNRDW; encoded by the coding sequence ATGAGATATATCATTTTCGCGTTGATGGTTGCCTTGACACTGCCGCTCCAGGCCCAGAAGGGGGTTCGGGAAAATGTGCGGAAAGGGAACAAGGCGTACCGGCAGCAGAAGTTTTCGGAGGCGTTTACCTTCTATAGCGATGCACTGGGAGAGAATCCTTCGTCACCGGAGGCCAACTACAACGCGGGCAACACGTTATACAGACAGAAGGAGTGGGACAAGTCGGCAGAGAGTTACCAGCAGTACCTCTCGATCGAGAAAGAGAATCCGAAGAGAATCTCGGCTGCATGGCACAATATCGGAAATGCACTGTTGCAGAAGAAAGAGCTGGAGAAATCGATGGAAGCCTACAAAATGGCGTTGCGAATCAATCCCGAAGATGACGAAACGCGCTACAACCTGGCCGTCGTACAGAAGATGATACAGGATCAGGAACAGGAACAGGAAGAGCAGCAGCAACAGCAACAGCAGGAAGAGCAGCAGCAACCCGATCAGCAGAATAATCCCGACCAGCCCAAGAAGCCTGAAGAGTCGCCGGAGCCGGAACAGATGTCACGCGACAATGCCCGCCAGTTGTTGCAGGCCATTGAGCAGGATGAACGGGAGACACAGGAGAAGGTCAACAAGATAAAGGCGGAAGAACGGAAGAACAAGGCCGATGAGAACAGACGGCGAAACAGAGATTGGTAG
- a CDS encoding vWA domain-containing protein encodes MFRFENPEYLYLFIAMPFLVALYIYLNIRKRNDVKRLGVLSTVKRMMPELSLKRSYLKFWLIFAALCAGIFMIARPQFGTKVETVEKEGIELVIAIDVSNSMLARDVTPDRLSRAKQILSRIIDVRKNDKVALIVFAGEAYVQMPLTSDTQSAKLFLNTIDPSLVPVQGTAIAEAIRLGMNSFSGDQDVDKAMIIITDGEDHEGNANEAARQASEAGIMVNVLGIGSVEGTPVPESEYSNNFRTDSEGRVVVSRLNEQMAQEIAQNGKGLYVQADNSNTAIRALESELNELETKKSATLTYSEYDEKFPLFAWILLIILIVEFLIYDKKNPLFKNIRLFR; translated from the coding sequence ATGTTTAGATTCGAAAACCCGGAATACCTATACCTGTTTATCGCCATGCCATTTCTGGTGGCGTTATACATCTACCTGAACATCAGGAAGCGGAACGATGTGAAGAGGCTTGGTGTGCTCTCTACAGTAAAACGGATGATGCCTGAATTGTCGCTCAAGCGTTCCTACCTGAAGTTCTGGCTGATTTTTGCAGCACTGTGTGCCGGAATCTTCATGATTGCAAGGCCACAGTTCGGGACCAAGGTAGAAACGGTAGAAAAGGAGGGGATCGAGCTGGTGATAGCCATTGATGTCTCCAACTCCATGCTGGCGCGTGATGTCACTCCCGACAGGTTGTCGCGGGCCAAGCAGATCCTGTCGAGAATCATCGATGTGCGCAAAAACGACAAGGTGGCACTGATCGTCTTTGCAGGTGAGGCGTATGTGCAGATGCCGCTGACCTCCGATACGCAGTCGGCCAAGCTGTTTCTCAACACCATCGACCCGAGCCTTGTTCCTGTTCAGGGAACGGCAATTGCCGAGGCAATACGGTTAGGGATGAACTCCTTTTCGGGCGACCAGGATGTGGATAAGGCGATGATCATCATTACCGACGGCGAAGATCATGAAGGGAATGCCAATGAGGCTGCCCGGCAGGCTTCAGAAGCTGGAATCATGGTGAATGTCCTCGGGATCGGCTCCGTGGAGGGAACCCCCGTGCCGGAGTCGGAATACAGTAATAACTTCCGGACAGACAGCGAGGGGAGGGTCGTGGTCTCGAGACTGAACGAGCAGATGGCCCAGGAGATTGCGCAGAATGGAAAGGGTCTCTATGTGCAGGCCGATAATTCAAATACGGCCATCCGGGCATTGGAGAGTGAACTGAACGAACTGGAGACCAAAAAGAGTGCCACTCTCACTTATTCGGAATATGACGAAAAATTTCCGCTTTTTGCCTGGATCCTGCTGATTATTCTGATTGTGGAATTCTTGATATACGACAAGAAAAACCCGTTGTTTAAAAATATTCGCCTATTCAGATGA
- a CDS encoding vWA domain-containing protein, with product MQFASPTYLYLLLILAPLIAWYIIRLSKTQASFRLASTNAFNSKNRGARTYLRHLPFVLRMVSIALIIVVIARPQAVDSWEESETQGIDIVLALDVSGSMLAQDLQPNRLEAAKKVAAEFITNRKNDNIGLVIFAGESFTQCPMTTDHKVLLNLLDGIDFGLIEDGTAIGLGLANAVNRLKDSESKSKVVILLTDGSNNRGQIAPLTAADLAHSYGIRVYTIGAGTKGVAPTPVQTPFGMRLQNMPVDIDEKTLTEIASLTGGKYFRAVDNESLRDIYDEIDKLEKYLISVQNVTRKQELFLPFALLALALILAELILRRTWLRSIP from the coding sequence ATGCAATTTGCCAGCCCTACATACCTCTATCTGTTGCTGATATTGGCCCCGCTGATCGCGTGGTACATCATACGTTTGTCGAAGACACAGGCATCGTTCAGATTGGCCTCTACCAACGCATTCAACAGCAAAAACAGGGGAGCCAGAACCTACCTGCGCCACCTTCCGTTTGTGCTGAGAATGGTGTCGATTGCTCTGATCATAGTTGTTATTGCCCGTCCTCAGGCGGTCGATAGCTGGGAAGAGTCAGAGACGCAGGGGATCGATATCGTGCTGGCCCTTGACGTGTCTGGTTCGATGCTGGCACAGGATTTGCAGCCCAACAGATTGGAGGCGGCCAAGAAGGTCGCTGCCGAATTTATTACTAACCGGAAGAACGATAACATCGGATTGGTGATCTTCGCCGGAGAGAGCTTTACGCAATGTCCCATGACCACCGATCACAAGGTGCTGTTGAATCTGCTCGACGGTATCGATTTCGGACTGATCGAAGATGGTACGGCTATCGGACTGGGACTTGCAAACGCGGTCAACCGTTTGAAAGATAGCGAATCCAAGTCGAAAGTAGTGATCCTGTTGACCGACGGCTCGAATAACCGGGGACAGATTGCACCGCTCACGGCAGCCGACCTGGCGCACTCTTACGGTATTCGCGTCTATACCATCGGTGCCGGTACCAAGGGGGTGGCTCCTACACCGGTGCAGACTCCTTTCGGGATGCGCTTGCAGAACATGCCGGTGGATATCGATGAGAAGACATTGACCGAAATTGCCTCACTTACCGGAGGAAAATATTTCCGGGCAGTGGACAACGAAAGTTTGAGAGATATTTACGATGAGATTGACAAGCTCGAAAAATACCTGATCAGCGTACAGAATGTCACCAGGAAGCAGGAGCTGTTCCTGCCCTTTGCATTGCTTGCACTGGCTCTGATTCTGGCGGAGCTGATCCTGAGAAGAACCTGGTTGAGGAGCATACCGTAG
- a CDS encoding DUF58 domain-containing protein: METSELLKRVRHIEIKARGLSRNIFAGQYHSAFKGRGMAFSEVREYQYGDDMRDIDWNVTARYNRPYVKIFEEERELTVMLLIDVSESLGFGSSGKIKRDTVAEIAATLAFSAIQNNDKIGVIFFSDKVEKFIPPKKGRKHILFIIREILGFEPESCGTDINLALRYMTNAIKKRCTTFLISDFIDTGNYKFALRIANRKHDIVAIQVYDKLSTELPPLGLMKVMDPETGGEMWIDTSSKSVRSDYAMWWQRRQSEMMLAFKQSGVDNVSVSTEEDFVKALLLLFQRRR; encoded by the coding sequence ATGGAAACCAGTGAATTACTAAAAAGGGTACGTCATATTGAGATAAAAGCACGTGGATTGTCGCGGAACATCTTCGCGGGACAATACCACTCTGCTTTTAAGGGACGCGGTATGGCGTTTTCGGAGGTGCGCGAATATCAGTATGGCGACGATATGCGCGATATCGACTGGAACGTGACTGCCCGCTACAACCGGCCCTATGTGAAGATCTTCGAGGAAGAACGGGAACTGACGGTGATGCTGCTCATTGATGTGTCGGAAAGCCTTGGCTTCGGTTCGTCCGGGAAGATAAAACGCGACACGGTAGCCGAGATTGCTGCAACGCTGGCCTTCTCGGCCATTCAAAATAACGACAAGATTGGTGTCATCTTCTTTTCCGACAAGGTGGAGAAATTTATTCCTCCCAAAAAGGGAAGAAAGCACATCCTCTTTATTATCCGCGAAATATTGGGATTTGAGCCCGAAAGTTGCGGAACCGACATCAACTTGGCGCTGCGGTACATGACCAATGCCATCAAGAAACGGTGCACCACATTCCTGATCTCCGACTTTATCGATACGGGAAATTACAAGTTCGCACTTCGTATTGCCAACCGAAAACATGACATTGTTGCAATTCAGGTGTACGATAAGCTCAGCACGGAACTTCCCCCATTGGGACTGATGAAGGTGATGGATCCGGAGACCGGTGGAGAGATGTGGATTGACACTTCCTCAAAGAGCGTAAGGAGCGATTATGCGATGTGGTGGCAGCGCCGTCAGTCGGAGATGATGCTTGCATTCAAGCAGAGCGGTGTGGACAACGTCTCGGTCTCGACCGAGGAGGATTTTGTAAAGGCGCTGCTGCTGCTGTTCCAGCGTAGGAGATAG
- a CDS encoding AAA family ATPase: MSQVIDIKELNERIEQKSAFTQTLLTGMDKVIVGQRHLVESLLIGLLSDGHILLEGVPGLAKTLAIKSLAQLIEAKYNRVQFTPDLLPADVIGTMIYSPRNEEFQVKHGPVFANFVLADEINRAPAKVQSALLEAMQERQVTIGEKSYKLPNPFLVMATQNPIEQEGTYPLPEAQVDRFMLKVVIGYPTREEEKRIIRQNIFEPVAIDRPVVSTDEILEARKVVRDVYIDEKIERYIVDIVFATRFPDQFGLKGMNEMIGFGASPRASINLALAARTYAFIKRRGYVIPEDIRAVCHDVLRHRIGLTYEAEANNLTSEEIISEILNRVEVP; encoded by the coding sequence ATGAGTCAAGTAATTGATATCAAGGAGCTAAACGAGAGAATTGAGCAGAAGAGCGCCTTCACACAAACCCTGCTTACCGGAATGGACAAGGTGATCGTGGGTCAACGTCACCTGGTGGAGTCACTTCTGATCGGACTGTTGTCGGATGGACATATCCTGCTTGAAGGTGTGCCAGGGTTGGCAAAAACGTTGGCAATCAAGTCGCTGGCCCAACTCATCGAGGCAAAATACAACCGCGTGCAGTTTACGCCAGACCTGCTTCCGGCCGACGTTATCGGCACCATGATCTACAGCCCGCGAAATGAGGAGTTTCAGGTGAAGCATGGTCCGGTCTTCGCCAACTTTGTATTGGCGGACGAGATAAACCGTGCGCCAGCCAAGGTTCAGAGTGCGTTGCTCGAGGCCATGCAGGAACGGCAGGTCACGATCGGTGAGAAGAGCTACAAATTGCCCAATCCTTTTCTGGTTATGGCTACACAAAACCCGATCGAGCAGGAGGGAACCTATCCGCTGCCCGAAGCGCAGGTCGACCGTTTCATGCTGAAGGTGGTGATCGGTTATCCTACCCGCGAGGAGGAGAAGCGGATCATCCGTCAGAACATCTTTGAACCGGTAGCCATCGATCGTCCGGTAGTCTCTACCGATGAGATACTGGAGGCCCGAAAGGTTGTTCGCGATGTCTATATCGACGAAAAGATCGAACGTTATATCGTTGATATCGTATTTGCCACCCGTTTCCCAGACCAGTTCGGCCTGAAGGGGATGAACGAGATGATTGGGTTTGGCGCCTCCCCGCGTGCCTCCATCAACCTGGCACTGGCGGCACGCACCTACGCCTTTATCAAGCGCCGCGGCTACGTGATTCCCGAAGATATCCGTGCCGTTTGTCACGACGTGCTGCGTCACCGTATCGGGCTTACCTACGAAGCCGAAGCCAACAACTTGACATCCGAAGAGATCATCAGTGAAATCCTGAACAGGGTAGAGGTACCCTGA
- a CDS encoding pilus assembly protein N-terminal domain-containing protein — MKKLNYLTGIFFLSLLFVACDKKDEPTPKLTMTPSSVEVKISEEATVKVSGGTTPYTVASADTTIATATVTASDVKVAGVKEGQTTITVTDKNKVQGSFTVKVTGEE; from the coding sequence ATGAAAAAACTGAATTATTTGACTGGCATCTTTTTTCTCTCACTCCTGTTTGTGGCATGCGACAAGAAGGATGAACCCACTCCGAAACTGACAATGACACCTTCTTCAGTTGAAGTGAAAATCTCAGAAGAGGCAACCGTCAAGGTAAGCGGCGGCACCACTCCATATACGGTGGCATCGGCCGACACGACCATCGCCACCGCAACGGTTACGGCCAGTGATGTGAAAGTTGCCGGGGTAAAGGAGGGCCAGACAACCATCACTGTCACCGACAAGAACAAGGTGCAAGGCAGCTTTACCGTAAAGGTGACTGGTGAGGAGTGA
- the lipB gene encoding lipoyl(octanoyl) transferase LipB: MDSRKVTFQDLGRIRYKEAWDLQERLFQSVLEAKVHRSPSKPQYLLFCEHEPVYTLGKSGKRQNLLIAEHLCRSRNIDFYPIDRGGDITYHGPGQLVAYPIIDMEEFRIGVKAYVHKLEDVVIATLRSFGIEGEKDEKAMGVWIDAAHPAKARKICAIGVRTSRFVTMHGLALNVNTDLDYFNYINPCGFTDRGVTSMRRELGREVNFREVEERMKVSFVEQFGMELVEEQVACTCRKKMA, from the coding sequence ATGGATAGTAGAAAAGTCACTTTTCAGGATCTTGGCCGTATCCGGTACAAGGAGGCCTGGGATCTGCAGGAACGGCTGTTCCAGTCGGTATTGGAAGCCAAGGTTCATCGCTCCCCCTCCAAACCACAATATCTCCTTTTCTGCGAGCATGAGCCGGTATATACCCTGGGTAAGAGCGGTAAACGGCAGAATCTGCTAATTGCAGAACATCTCTGCAGGAGCAGGAATATCGACTTCTATCCCATCGACCGGGGGGGCGACATCACCTATCACGGTCCGGGACAGCTGGTGGCCTACCCCATTATCGACATGGAGGAGTTCCGCATCGGTGTCAAGGCTTATGTCCACAAACTGGAGGATGTGGTAATTGCAACCCTCCGCTCCTTTGGAATCGAAGGTGAAAAGGATGAGAAGGCGATGGGCGTATGGATTGATGCTGCCCATCCCGCGAAAGCCCGGAAGATATGTGCCATCGGGGTGCGTACCAGCAGATTTGTCACCATGCATGGGCTGGCGCTCAACGTCAATACCGACCTCGACTACTTCAACTACATCAACCCCTGTGGGTTCACCGACAGGGGGGTGACCTCCATGAGGAGAGAGCTGGGCAGGGAGGTGAATTTCCGGGAAGTTGAGGAGAGGATGAAGGTCTCGTTCGTTGAACAGTTTGGGATGGAACTGGTTGAGGAGCAGGTTGCCTGTACCTGTCGAAAAAAAATGGCATGA
- the lipA gene encoding lipoyl synthase: MNHSNKNRDVMIQRKPDWLKVELPQGKQYLDIKEVIARNRLHTICVSGKCPNLAECWGNGTATFMILGEICTRSCGFCATKTGKPLPVDWDELDRLAETISRMNLKHCVITSVDRDDLRDYGAGFWAETIRYIKKKNPGITLETLIPDFLGKAELIHQVIEAGPEIISHNMETVRRLTPLVRSRAKYDISLKTIEVVAKSNKCKPKSGIMVGLGETPDEVIQTMDDLRSVGCRVLTIGQYLQPTRNHLPVSEFVSLDQFREYKRIGLEKGFEIVESGPLVRSSYRAERHV, from the coding sequence ATCAATCACAGCAACAAAAATCGAGACGTAATGATACAACGAAAACCCGACTGGCTTAAGGTTGAGCTTCCACAAGGGAAGCAATACCTCGATATAAAGGAAGTTATTGCAAGAAACAGATTGCACACCATCTGCGTGAGTGGCAAGTGTCCGAACCTGGCGGAATGCTGGGGGAACGGTACGGCCACCTTTATGATCCTGGGCGAAATCTGTACCCGATCATGCGGGTTCTGTGCTACAAAAACCGGGAAACCGCTGCCGGTCGACTGGGATGAACTGGACCGGCTGGCCGAGACGATATCCAGAATGAACCTGAAACATTGCGTGATAACCAGTGTCGACAGGGACGACTTGAGGGATTATGGTGCGGGATTCTGGGCGGAGACCATCAGATATATCAAGAAAAAAAATCCCGGAATTACCCTGGAAACCCTGATTCCCGATTTCCTTGGGAAAGCGGAGTTGATTCACCAGGTGATTGAGGCGGGGCCCGAGATCATCTCGCATAACATGGAGACGGTGCGCAGGCTTACGCCGTTGGTGCGGAGCCGTGCTAAATACGATATCAGCCTGAAGACCATAGAGGTGGTTGCAAAAAGCAACAAATGCAAACCCAAATCGGGCATCATGGTCGGTTTGGGCGAAACGCCCGATGAGGTAATTCAGACCATGGACGATCTCAGGTCGGTCGGATGCAGGGTATTGACGATTGGTCAGTACCTGCAGCCCACACGCAACCATCTTCCCGTGAGTGAGTTTGTGTCGCTCGATCAGTTCAGGGAGTATAAGCGGATCGGGCTTGAGAAAGGTTTTGAAATTGTAGAGAGTGGTCCGCTGGTCCGCTCTTCCTACCGTGCCGAAAGACATGTGTAA
- a CDS encoding glycoside hydrolase family 130 protein produces the protein MRIIVNRLPNKFYSNYKQVIIRFLDLGEERTRALITKVLEMEESEADKTLTYTLREFSKRHRNLTHKFLKHYRKALELVAPTFTEPEQVSMVKKLLIGSYFSMEYSISSAAFFNPSIVESPDQTGLSEGSKRVIVSFRATGEGHISSIVFHTGVINHLGELEFETAGYHVDSAEVTKRYIYEKESFQKKLREMGVDELVVKPVMDSLADRFIYGELLKSVNGYLAENNSLEEEVKRSIKQMIWLADSHYTIHFSRDTHISERVIFPTSYTERKGIEDARFVRFTDDNGEVTYYATYSAYDGYVALQKLIVTKDFYTFEIKPLHGDGTQNKNLALFPRKVGGKYAMLSRVDGINSYIAFSDNINVWPAPVRIQAPKYPWEFIQIGNCGSPIETPEGWLVITHGVGPMRQYALGATLLDLNDPTREIGRLRDPLLVPNDEEREGYVPNVVYSCGSIVHNGQLIVPYGLSDTGSGFMSVSLRKLLEKILNG, from the coding sequence ATGAGAATCATTGTCAATCGTTTACCCAACAAGTTTTATTCCAACTACAAACAGGTGATCATCCGATTTCTCGATCTGGGAGAGGAGCGGACCCGTGCCTTGATAACGAAGGTGCTGGAGATGGAGGAGAGCGAGGCGGACAAAACGTTGACCTATACGTTGAGGGAGTTCTCCAAGCGACACCGTAACCTGACACACAAGTTCCTCAAACATTACCGCAAAGCACTGGAGCTGGTCGCCCCCACCTTCACCGAACCGGAGCAGGTGAGCATGGTGAAGAAGCTGCTGATCGGATCCTATTTCTCCATGGAGTACTCCATCAGTTCAGCTGCATTCTTCAATCCCTCCATTGTTGAATCGCCCGATCAGACAGGACTCAGCGAAGGCTCAAAACGGGTTATCGTCAGTTTTCGGGCTACCGGTGAAGGACATATATCGAGCATTGTATTCCATACGGGGGTGATCAATCACCTGGGGGAGCTGGAGTTTGAGACGGCAGGCTATCATGTCGACAGTGCCGAGGTTACCAAAAGATATATCTATGAAAAGGAGAGTTTCCAGAAGAAGCTTCGCGAGATGGGGGTCGATGAGCTGGTCGTAAAGCCGGTAATGGATTCACTGGCCGACAGGTTCATCTACGGTGAACTGCTGAAATCGGTCAACGGATACCTGGCCGAGAACAACTCCCTCGAAGAGGAGGTAAAGCGCTCCATCAAACAGATGATATGGTTGGCCGACTCCCACTATACGATCCATTTCTCGCGCGACACACATATTTCTGAACGGGTGATCTTCCCTACTTCCTATACCGAACGGAAGGGAATTGAAGATGCCCGATTTGTAAGGTTCACCGATGATAACGGCGAGGTTACCTACTACGCCACCTACAGTGCGTATGATGGCTATGTCGCCCTGCAGAAACTTATTGTGACAAAGGATTTTTACACATTCGAGATCAAGCCGCTCCATGGCGACGGAACGCAAAATAAGAACCTGGCACTCTTTCCCAGGAAAGTCGGCGGCAAGTATGCCATGTTGTCGAGAGTTGACGGAATCAACAGTTACATTGCATTCTCAGACAACATCAACGTATGGCCGGCACCGGTCAGGATCCAGGCGCCGAAATACCCCTGGGAGTTCATCCAGATCGGTAACTGTGGTTCCCCGATCGAGACTCCCGAAGGGTGGCTGGTGATTACGCACGGTGTCGGACCTATGCGACAGTATGCCCTGGGGGCGACGCTGCTCGACCTGAACGACCCCACCAGGGAGATCGGAAGACTCAGGGATCCGCTGTTGGTGCCCAACGATGAAGAGCGGGAAGGCTATGTCCCCAACGTGGTCTATTCCTGCGGATCCATCGTCCACAACGGCCAGCTTATCGTCCCCTACGGACTGTCAGATACCGGTTCCGGATTCATGTCGGTCAGCCTTCGGAAGCTGCTCGAGAAGATCCTGAACGGCTGA